Proteins found in one Paenibacillus dendritiformis genomic segment:
- a CDS encoding TVP38/TMEM64 family protein, with protein MGKWATAAIYMLAMAGIWFWREELLQWIESLKSSRDAATAVQMFVLAAIASLFPVIPFGVVGGIMGAAYGLWLGGLMNTAASTLGAAVLFLAVRHGWQEQGRRYLDRVPLLHKLNAAMEHRPATSVFIARMIPVLPAVAINVYAALVSVPFVAFLLATAAGKLPVMLVFAFIGEQVLEDGMKIPAVLLLCAAMAAGFYAVYRYRAGWRRKERTERS; from the coding sequence ATGGGGAAATGGGCCACCGCCGCCATCTATATGCTGGCTATGGCCGGAATCTGGTTCTGGCGCGAGGAGCTGCTTCAGTGGATAGAGAGCCTGAAGTCCTCCCGCGATGCGGCCACCGCCGTGCAAATGTTCGTCCTGGCGGCGATCGCTTCTCTTTTTCCCGTCATCCCGTTCGGGGTCGTCGGGGGCATTATGGGAGCCGCGTATGGACTATGGCTTGGCGGGTTGATGAATACAGCCGCTTCGACGCTGGGAGCGGCCGTCCTGTTCCTCGCGGTCCGGCACGGCTGGCAGGAGCAGGGCAGGCGCTATCTGGATCGGGTTCCCCTGCTGCATAAGCTGAACGCCGCGATGGAACATCGCCCGGCGACATCCGTCTTCATCGCCCGTATGATTCCGGTGCTGCCTGCTGTCGCGATCAACGTGTATGCGGCGCTCGTGTCGGTGCCGTTCGTCGCTTTCCTGCTCGCTACGGCAGCAGGCAAGCTCCCGGTGATGCTGGTCTTTGCCTTCATCGGGGAGCAGGTGCTGGAGGACGGCATGAAGATTCCGGCTGTGCTGCTTCTCTGCGCGGCGATGGCGGCTGGATTCTATGCCGTATACCGTTATCGGGCGGGCTGGCGCCGGAAGGAGCGGACGGAACGGTCTTGA
- a CDS encoding LysR family transcriptional regulator, whose translation MKLQIVALLAKYQKITAVAEILGVKQPTVTFHLKSLEDEFGMPLFESRSGKLVLTEAGEALYHYARRIHALMEETYHVMGEFTEGGRGTVRIGASHVPGAYLLPDVLNAFATQYPDVTVHLEIQTAPAIEERLRQHELDIGIISSQPFEADDLHQQVWLEDELVLVVPPGHTLAQEGAPTAERIGTEPFIFHDTQSATRRIMLEWADAHRIKLTSRLHMNSIEAIKRAVIHGQGVTLLSERAVSQEAASGTLIAIRLPDRKLKRYIYRCHHKERWMSPPVKAMWDMLQQYEGRNRLCGDFAIK comes from the coding sequence ATGAAGCTGCAGATCGTGGCGCTGCTGGCCAAATATCAAAAAATTACGGCGGTAGCCGAAATATTGGGCGTCAAGCAGCCGACCGTCACATTCCATCTGAAAAGTCTGGAGGACGAATTCGGCATGCCGCTGTTCGAGTCCCGGAGCGGGAAGCTGGTGCTGACGGAAGCGGGCGAGGCGCTGTATCATTATGCCCGTCGCATCCATGCCTTGATGGAGGAGACCTACCATGTCATGGGGGAGTTCACGGAGGGCGGCCGGGGCACGGTGCGGATCGGCGCCAGCCATGTGCCGGGGGCGTATTTGCTGCCGGATGTGTTGAACGCCTTCGCCACGCAGTACCCCGACGTTACCGTGCATCTGGAGATTCAGACGGCCCCGGCCATCGAAGAGAGGCTGCGGCAGCATGAGCTCGATATCGGCATAATCTCCTCGCAGCCGTTCGAGGCCGACGATCTCCATCAGCAGGTCTGGCTCGAGGACGAGCTGGTGCTCGTCGTGCCGCCCGGGCATACGCTGGCGCAGGAAGGAGCGCCGACGGCCGAGCGGATCGGGACAGAGCCGTTTATTTTCCACGATACCCAATCGGCGACGCGGCGCATCATGCTCGAATGGGCGGACGCTCACCGGATCAAGCTGACCTCGCGGCTGCACATGAACTCGATCGAGGCGATCAAGCGGGCCGTCATCCATGGGCAAGGCGTGACGCTGCTGTCGGAACGGGCCGTGAGCCAGGAGGCGGCGAGCGGGACGCTGATCGCCATCCGCCTGCCGGATCGGAAGCTGAAGCGGTACATTTACCGCTGCCATCACAAGGAAAGGTGGATGTCGCCGCCGGTGAAGGCGATGTGGGACATGCTGCAGCAATACGAGGGGAGAAATAGATTATGCGGAGATTTTGCAATAAAATGA